Within the Anaerolineae bacterium genome, the region CGATTGGCTGGACGCGCACTGCTAATGCGGTGAGGTGACAGTCACCTCAAAGGTGACTGTCACCTACGCCTGCGCTCAGCGCTTGGGCATCTTGTCGAACAGCGCGTCGAGCTGTCTCAGCCAGCGCAAAATCGGGTCGAGCCGGGAGGCCGGCTCCGCCGGCAGGCGCTCGGTAATGACCCCAGGGCCGGCCTCTGCCACGACCTGATAGGCCTGCCCATCCATGACGAACAACACCTCCTGCCCCAGCGCCAGATAGCCGGCGCACTCCGGATACCGCTCCAGGAGCTGGAAATACGCCGGCGAGGCGAAGGCAACCCGGATGGCCTTCATCCGGGAGGGGTCATACCGGGTGTCGGTCCAGACGCCCTGGCGGAGCACGAAGGCCCTATCCCCGACGTGACGGATTTCCGCCGGCATCTCCTGGCCCACGCGTTCGGAGCCGCGCAGGGCCTGAAGCGTCATGCTCTTCTCCACCGCGCCGGCACCTACCGCCGGCTCCGGCGCCATCAGGCGCAGTTCCTGCTCCACGGCCTGCGCCCGTCCCTCCGGAGTCAGCACATCCTGCTCCTCCTCCACCAGGAACGAGGTGTACGGCGTGATGATGCCGTAGCGCACGCTCAGGTCAATGAGCGCCTCCACCAGTTCGCGGTTTTCGCCATGCAGGCGAATCTGGTCCAGCAGATAGCCGACCTTGCGCGTGGCCCACAGGCGGGCGACGAAGGCCGGCCCGCCGGCATCCGCAAAGCGCACCCCTTCATAGACATACTGCTGGGGCCGGCCGTTCACCTCCCCACGCAGGGTAATGGTGGTGACCCCGCCGGCGCGGTAGCGGCCGGCGATAACCAGTTGGCTCCCCAGGAAAATGTCCGGCAGGGGATCCGGATACAACTCCATCACGTGCAGGCCCCCGAAGTCCACCGCTGGCGCGACCAGCAGAGGGGCGTTAATCTTCGCATACAGGGCGGAGACCTTCTCGTCAATGCGCTCCTCGGGCAGGACATACGTAACCACCCCACCGTGCCGCTGGGTGATGGTGTCGAGGAGCAGGGTGTTGACGTCGTAGCCGACGCCGAAGGCGAAGATGCGGGCCTGTTTGCCGGCGGCTTCGTCCACCGCCTGGATGATACGGTCAATGTCCGTGATGCCCTCCGTGGGGAGGCCGTCGGTCAGGAACAGCACCACGAAGGGCCGGCTGGGATCCTCGGCCAGGGCCAGCGCCTCCAGCAGGGCGCGGTGGATGTTCGTGCCGCCGACGGCCCGCAGTCCCTCCACATAGCGGATGGCCTCCGGCACCTGGCTGGCCGGCTCCAGCCGGCGCGAGAAACTGCGCACGCCGGTGCTGAAGTCAATGATGTTGAAGCGATCCTCGGGCCGCAACTGCTCCAGGATATAGCGCGCCGCGGCCCTGGCCTGCTCGATCTTCTGGCCCTGCATACTGCCGGAGGTATCCAGCACCAGCACCACATCCCGGGCGATGATCTCTTCCTGCGGCCGGCGGTCATCCGGGGTGATGAACAGCAGGAAATAACCGTCCTCGCCGGCCGGCCGGTAGCTGATGAGGTTCACGGCGAAGGGATCGGCGGCGGTGCTGAAGTAGAGGGCGAAATCGCGGTCCGGCAGGACGTGGGTCGCCTCATAGCCGATGCGGGCATGCCGATCGTCCAGGCGCTCGACGGCCACCTCATGGCTGGGGGAATACACGGCGCGCAGGGGAGCGTCCGCCGATAGCTCCACCGCGATGCTCACGCTCTGGATGGGGCGGGCGGAGAAGCGCTCCGTGTCCAACGGGTACACGTACTGGTACAGACCGTTCTCCCGGCGCAGTGTCTGGGTATAAGAGATCTGCACACGGCGCTCGCCGCCGGCGGGTATGGGGAAAATGCGCGCCTGGAAGGCCCCGCGCCCGACGTA harbors:
- a CDS encoding VWA domain-containing protein: MKRAWYAWLVGLIVLAACLAPAPPALADGIIIPEPPPSPIIEPPALIIRYHHVEVRIEGSVAETKVDQVFVNESRFPVEGMYVFPLPEDAAISQFDLIVDGQRMEGKLLEREEARRIYEDIVRRQRDPALLEYVGRGAFQARIFPIPAGGERRVQISYTQTLRRENGLYQYVYPLDTERFSARPIQSVSIAVELSADAPLRAVYSPSHEVAVERLDDRHARIGYEATHVLPDRDFALYFSTAADPFAVNLISYRPAGEDGYFLLFITPDDRRPQEEIIARDVVLVLDTSGSMQGQKIEQARAAARYILEQLRPEDRFNIIDFSTGVRSFSRRLEPASQVPEAIRYVEGLRAVGGTNIHRALLEALALAEDPSRPFVVLFLTDGLPTEGITDIDRIIQAVDEAAGKQARIFAFGVGYDVNTLLLDTITQRHGGVVTYVLPEERIDEKVSALYAKINAPLLVAPAVDFGGLHVMELYPDPLPDIFLGSQLVIAGRYRAGGVTTITLRGEVNGRPQQYVYEGVRFADAGGPAFVARLWATRKVGYLLDQIRLHGENRELVEALIDLSVRYGIITPYTSFLVEEEQDVLTPEGRAQAVEQELRLMAPEPAVGAGAVEKSMTLQALRGSERVGQEMPAEIRHVGDRAFVLRQGVWTDTRYDPSRMKAIRVAFASPAYFQLLERYPECAGYLALGQEVLFVMDGQAYQVVAEAGPGVITERLPAEPASRLDPILRWLRQLDALFDKMPKR